The Sorangiineae bacterium MSr11954 DNA segment TGGTGCGTGTCGCGCCAGCTCTGGTGGGGCCATCAAATCCCCGCCTGGCACGGCCCCAACGGCCAGATCCGCGTGGCCCGCGAGCGTCCGCCGGAGTGTACCCCGGAGGCCGGGTGGACGCAGGACCCCGACGTGCTCGACACCTGGTTCTCCTCCGCGCTCTGGCCCTTCTCGACCTTGGGCTGGCCCGACGAGACCCCGGCCTTGAAGAAGTTCTACCCGGCCGGCGATCTGGAGACCGGGTACGACATTCTGTTCTTCTGGGTGGCCCGCATGATGATGTTCGGGCTGCACTTCATGAAGGAGGTCCCCTTCCGCCGCGTGCTCCTCTCGGGCCTCATCGTGGACGAGACCGGGGAAAAGATGAGCAAGGTGAAGGGCAACGTGATCGATCCCTTGGATTTGATCCACGGCGCCGACTTCGCCGAGGTGGTGAGCAAAACCTTGCCGGGCGCCCCCGAGCAAGAGGCGCTCACCAAGTTCAAAAAGGCTTATCCGTCGGCGGCCCAAATGGGCAAAGGCTTCCCCCCCTTCGGCGCCGATGCGTTGCGCTTTACGCTCGCCACCTTCCCGCCCACCAACCGCCGTATCGCGCTGGCGCTCAAACGGCTCGAGGGATATCGCTTCTTCGTCAACAAAGTCTGGAACGCGACCCGCTTCTCCCTCGAGAATTTGCGCGATCTCACGCGTGCGGGAGGGGCGTTGCCGGAGGGCACCCCGGAGCCGAAGGGCTTTTACAATCGCTATATCTTGTCGCGCCTCGGTCAAGCTGCGCGAATCGCCAATCGCGGCATTGGATCGTTCCGCGTCGACGAGGCGGCCAACGAGCTTTATCGATTCTTCTGGAACGATTTCTGCGATTGGTACGTGGAGCTCACCAAAATCGTATTCCAAAGCTCCGCGGAGACCGCCTCCGAAGAAGAGCAAGAGGAGACGCGCCACACCCTCGCGCACGTGCTCGAGAGCTCCCTCCGGCTGCTCCACCCGCTGATGCCGTTCGTCACCGAGGAGCTCTGGCAGCGCGTGCCCAAGCCAAGCTCGCGCCCCGTCTCGGTGGCGCTCGCGCCCTACCCCACCGAGGACGACGGGCGCATCGATCTTGCGGTCGAGCGCGAGATGGAGCTCGTGCAAGCCATCATCGGCGCCGCCCGCACGGTGCGCAGCGAGCACGAGATCAAGCCCGCCGAGCGGGTGCCGGTGTGGCTGCGCGTCACCGACCTGGCCTCGCAAGGCGAGCGGATCGCCCGGCACCTGCCCGCCATTCGCACCTTGGTGAAGACGGCGGACGATCCCAAGGTGATCGGCCCGACCGACGGGCGCGAGGCCGGAACGGTGGTCACCGTGGTGCCGAGCGATCTGGGCGCGGTGGAGGTCCTGGTCGGCCTCCGCGGCCTGGTTCCGCGCGAGAAGGAGCTCGCGCGCATCGACCGCGAGATCAAGCGCGTCGACCGCGAGCTCGCGGCCATCGACAAGAAGCTCCAGAGCAAAGGCTTCGTCGATCGGGCGCCCAAGGAGGTCGTCGACGAGGCACACGGGCAGCGCAAGGCGCTCTCCGAGGCGCGCGAGCGCATCCTGGCGTCGCGGACCTTGGCCGACGAGCTCGAGGCCGAATCATGACCCGGGTGGCGCTGGTCGGCTACGGTCGCTTCGGACGCGCGTTCGCCAACTTGGTGACCGAGAGCGGCTTCTCCGTGCGCGCGTACGATCCCTATGTCAGCGTGCCCGATGGGATGCGCGCCGAGTCGGTGGCGGACGTGGTCGCCGGCGCCGATCTGGTGGTCCTCGCGGCGCCCGTTCCGGTGATGCCCAGCGCGGTGTCCGCGGTAGCGCCGCACGTGCGCCCCGATCAGCTGGTGATGGACGTGGGCAGCGTCAAGGTGCGGCCGGTCGCGGCCTTGGAAGCGGGGCTCGGGGCGCGCATTCCTTGGGTGGGCACGCACCCCTTGTTCGGCCCCCTCAGCCTGACCTTGGCCGAGCGCCCGCTGCGGGTGGTGGTGTGCCCCACCGCCTTGCACCCCGGCGCCGCCCGCCGCGCGCGCGCCTTTTACGAGGGACTCGGCTGCGTCATCGTCGAGCAGTCGGCCGAGGAGCACGACATGGCCATGGCGCGCACGCACGCGCTGGCGTTCTTCATCGCCAAGGGCGTGATCGACGCGGACCAAGCGCTCGCCGACGATCCCCCGCCCTTCGTGCCGCCCTCGTTTCAAGGTCTCGCCCGCACCATGCAAGCGGTGCGCGCCGACGCCGGTCACCTCTATCGCGCGCTCCAGCGCGACAACCCCTTCGCCGCCGACGTGCGGCAGGCGCTCATCGAAGCGCTGGTGCACGCCGACCGAACCCTGGCGAGCGAGCAAGCGTCCCCCGGACAAGCGACGGAGGGCCCCGAGTCGCTCACCATCCCCGATCTCGGCCAGCGCTCCCCCGAGCTGCAAGAGGCGCGCACCCACATCGACGCGCTCGATCGCGAGCTCACGGCGCTGCTCGCGCGGCGGGCGGAGCTCTCGGCGCGCGCGGGGCGGGCCAAGCGTGCGCTCGGCCACGGCGTGCTGGACGCCAACCGCGAGGCGGAGGTGATGGCCCAAAGGCGGCGCTGGGCCGAGGAGCAGGGCCTCGATCCCGCTGCGGTAGACGACGTATTTCAGGCCATCTTGCGGTTGTCACGCAGCGTGCAACGGCGGGGTGACTGAGGGCTGCACCCCATGCTAATCGTGCTGGGCTTATCCTCATGAGCAGCGAACAAGAAATCCAAGGGGATCGCGAGGAAACGTCCAGCCCCGAGAGCGGCCCTGCGCCCGTGCCCTCGCCTTCGTCCTCTCCCTCGTCCATGCCCCCGCAGGCCCCCGAGGCCGATGCGCGGCAAGAGCAGAACGAGCGGAAAGAAAACGACGCGAAGGGCGAGCAGGACGCGAAAGACGAGCTGCACAACGACGCGAACGACGCGAACGACGCCACGTCCTCGGCCGACGACGACGAGGTCGAGCTCCTCGCCAAAGGCAATCCGCTGCGGCTCGCGCGCGGCGGCATCACGGCCGCCATCGGCAGCGTGATCGCGTTTCTCTTGATGGCCCACAACGGCCAGCTTCGCCTCGGGGTACCGCTCGGCTTCGTAGCCATCGCCATCGCCTCGTGGGGGCTGATGGATCTCCTCGGCACCTTCGACGACGCCGAAGAACGGGTCGCGCACACCACCACGCTCTCCGCGCTCACGCGCCCCCTCGTGCAAGTGGGCGCCATGGGGCTGCTCTTCGGGCTCGCGCTCATGGGCGGGCAGAGCGGCCTGTCGAAGCAGTGGCTCTGGGGCATCCTCGTCACCGCCGCCTTCATCGCCTTGGTGGCGTCCATCTTCGAGCTGGGACGGCAGCTCGGACCGTGGAGAACCGACGAGCTGGGCGCCGAGCGCCCCCTGCTCCAGCGCCATGGCTTTTGGCTCATGGTGGCCGCCGCCGGCCTCTATTTGCCATTCCTCGGCAGCTTCTCGCTCTGGGATCCATGGGAAACGCACTATGGCGAGGTGGCGCGCGAGATCCTCGCCCGCGATGATTGGATATCGCTCTGGTGGGCGTCCGATGGTTGGTTTTGGTCCAAGCCGGTCCTGAATTTCTGGATTCAGTCGCTCGCCATGGCCACGCTGGGGACGCATTACCAGCCGGGCGAGATGCTCATGGGCCCCGCGGGGCAAGCGCTCGCGCACCCCGAGTGGGTCGTGCGTACGCCCAATTTTCTGATGACCGCCGTCGCGATGTACCTGATCTACAAGGGTGTCGCGAAGGTGTTCGGCCGGCGCGCGGGGCTGCTCGGCGGGCTGGTGCTCGCCACGATGCCCGACTGGTATTTCCTCGCGCACCAGACGATGACCGACATGCCCTTCGTGGCCGCGATGACCGCCGCCATGGGCCTCTTGCTCATCGGTCTCCACACGAGCGACGAGGACATCCTGCGCGCGTACGAGATCAAAGCCGGAAAGCTCGCGTTTCGAGTGACCGGATGGCACCTCGTCTTCGGGATCATCCTCGCGACCGTCGTCCCGCAAATCCTCTATTTGCTCTCGCGCAACCTGGAGCTCGTGCTCCACGGCGACGGTCCCCACGGCTTCCTCGCGCACCTCGATCAATTCCGGAGCGGGTCGGGCGGCGGCAACTGCGGAATGCCGGGCAATGAAGCCTGCAATCTGACCAATCCGGCCAGCATCCCCAAATCCGTGGGCCCCCACCCCGAAGGGTTCGTCCCCTCGCTCGTGCGGTTCTTCGGCGGGTTCGAGCCGTCCCTTCAAGGGCTTCTGTGGAGCGTCATCACCGGCGCCCTCCTCTACATCAATTGGGGCGAGCGGCGCACCAAGCGCATGTACTACCTCGCGGCCTGGTATTGCGCCGCGCTGGCGACGATGGCAAAGGGCCCGGCCGGCTTTGCGCTGCCCGTGATTTGCGCGCTGGCGTACGTGTGCACGAAGAAGCACTGGGGCGAGTTCTTGAAGCTCGAGATCCTGAGCGGGCTCCTCATCATCGCGCTGGTCACGCTCCCCTGGTGGGTCGCGATGTACGTGCGCCACGGCTCGCCGTTCATCGACCAGCTCTTCTTCCATCATATGTTCAACCGCACGTTCCACCACGTGCACGACACGAACGAAGGCGACGACACGAGCTTCCGCTTCTACGTCTGGCAGCTCGGCTACGCGCTCTTCCCATGGACGGGGCTCGCGCCCTTGGGCCTCCTCTGGTGGCTCCGCCGAAGCGACTCGGCCGACCGCGGCAAGGGCGACGCCTCGGTCTTCCTCGTCATGTGGTTCATCTTCACCTTCGCCCTGTTCTCGTTCATGGGGACGAAGTTCCACCACTACATCTTCCCCGCCGTGCCGCCGGTGGCCATGCTGATCGGCATCGCGCTCCGCGATATGATGGGCGACGCCAAGGTCGCGCCCAAAACGAACCGCGCCGCGTACTTCCTCCCCCTGGCCGGCCTCGTCATCGTGCTGGTGGTCGCGGTCACGCAAGCCTTCAAGGGCTCCCTCTCGGGCGGCACGTCGACCGGCATCAATGTGGCCGCCCTCGTGCTCGGCCTGGCGCTCACCGCGGTCTGGGTCGTGCGCGGCCTCCTGCCGAAGCCCGCGGAAGACGCGCCGCGCGAGCGCGCATCCGAGCCGGCCGCTCCCGCGGAGGTCTCGCGTGAGACCGACGAGGGCGAGGCCAAAGACGATGCATCGTCCGAGCCGGCGCGGGCGCACCGCACGGAGCACGAGGCGCTGATGCTCAGCGCGGCGGCCTTTGCGGCGGCGCTGGTCACCGGATTGGTGGCGCGCGATCTCGCCATCAAAGAGACGACCGACCAACCTGGCGCCATCCGGCTCCTGCAGCTCTTTACGTACAACTACCGGCGTCCCTGGCCGGACGACATCGACTTTACGGCCGTCCTCACCTCCTTTGGAATCGTCGCGGCGGCGCTGGCGCTGCTCCTTTCGGTGCGCGCCATCCGGCAGCACGCGGTCATGGCGTTCACGGCCTTCGCCGTCGTTTGGGCCGTGTGGGGTCTCGATGTCTACATGGTCGAGACAGCGCCGCACTGGGGGCAGCACGAGGTGATCCAGGCGTACTACGACAACCGCGGATCGGCCGAGGAGCCGCTGGTGGCGTATCAGATGAATTGGAAGGGCGAGAACTTCTACACGTCCAACAAAGTGCCCGCCTTCATCTCGTCGGGCAGCAC contains these protein-coding regions:
- a CDS encoding valine--tRNA ligase; amino-acid sequence: MSAEQNAPDLSKGYDPAEVEQRWYSFWEKHGVFEAADDPADPRPVYVIPMPPPNVTGSLHMGHAQRCTLEDALIRWHRMRGFNTLWQPGMDHAGIATQTVVERQLLREKKTRHELGREAFEQRIWQWKAESGGRIAVQQRELGASPDWRRSKFTMDADMARAVREAFVRLHEEGLMYRATRLINWCPECMTALSDLEVETEEGAQGELFQFAYRVEGENEEIVVATTRPETMLGDTAVAVHPADPRYTHLHGKRLEHPFLLRTVPVITDEILVDPKFGTGAVKVTPAHDFNDFATGKRHRLEEINIFNLDGTLNDKTGDFAGMTRKKARAAVKQALEDKGLARGSKPHVLALPKCQRSGGVVEPMISTQWFLKMGQMAKEALEAVHGTETSPPKTEIIPAEWVKTYDHFLENIQDWCVSRQLWWGHQIPAWHGPNGQIRVARERPPECTPEAGWTQDPDVLDTWFSSALWPFSTLGWPDETPALKKFYPAGDLETGYDILFFWVARMMMFGLHFMKEVPFRRVLLSGLIVDETGEKMSKVKGNVIDPLDLIHGADFAEVVSKTLPGAPEQEALTKFKKAYPSAAQMGKGFPPFGADALRFTLATFPPTNRRIALALKRLEGYRFFVNKVWNATRFSLENLRDLTRAGGALPEGTPEPKGFYNRYILSRLGQAARIANRGIGSFRVDEAANELYRFFWNDFCDWYVELTKIVFQSSAETASEEEQEETRHTLAHVLESSLRLLHPLMPFVTEELWQRVPKPSSRPVSVALAPYPTEDDGRIDLAVEREMELVQAIIGAARTVRSEHEIKPAERVPVWLRVTDLASQGERIARHLPAIRTLVKTADDPKVIGPTDGREAGTVVTVVPSDLGAVEVLVGLRGLVPREKELARIDREIKRVDRELAAIDKKLQSKGFVDRAPKEVVDEAHGQRKALSEARERILASRTLADELEAES
- a CDS encoding prephenate dehydrogenase/arogenate dehydrogenase family protein; its protein translation is MTRVALVGYGRFGRAFANLVTESGFSVRAYDPYVSVPDGMRAESVADVVAGADLVVLAAPVPVMPSAVSAVAPHVRPDQLVMDVGSVKVRPVAALEAGLGARIPWVGTHPLFGPLSLTLAERPLRVVVCPTALHPGAARRARAFYEGLGCVIVEQSAEEHDMAMARTHALAFFIAKGVIDADQALADDPPPFVPPSFQGLARTMQAVRADAGHLYRALQRDNPFAADVRQALIEALVHADRTLASEQASPGQATEGPESLTIPDLGQRSPELQEARTHIDALDRELTALLARRAELSARAGRAKRALGHGVLDANREAEVMAQRRRWAEEQGLDPAAVDDVFQAILRLSRSVQRRGD
- a CDS encoding glycosyltransferase family 39 protein codes for the protein MSSEQEIQGDREETSSPESGPAPVPSPSSSPSSMPPQAPEADARQEQNERKENDAKGEQDAKDELHNDANDANDATSSADDDEVELLAKGNPLRLARGGITAAIGSVIAFLLMAHNGQLRLGVPLGFVAIAIASWGLMDLLGTFDDAEERVAHTTTLSALTRPLVQVGAMGLLFGLALMGGQSGLSKQWLWGILVTAAFIALVASIFELGRQLGPWRTDELGAERPLLQRHGFWLMVAAAGLYLPFLGSFSLWDPWETHYGEVAREILARDDWISLWWASDGWFWSKPVLNFWIQSLAMATLGTHYQPGEMLMGPAGQALAHPEWVVRTPNFLMTAVAMYLIYKGVAKVFGRRAGLLGGLVLATMPDWYFLAHQTMTDMPFVAAMTAAMGLLLIGLHTSDEDILRAYEIKAGKLAFRVTGWHLVFGIILATVVPQILYLLSRNLELVLHGDGPHGFLAHLDQFRSGSGGGNCGMPGNEACNLTNPASIPKSVGPHPEGFVPSLVRFFGGFEPSLQGLLWSVITGALLYINWGERRTKRMYYLAAWYCAALATMAKGPAGFALPVICALAYVCTKKHWGEFLKLEILSGLLIIALVTLPWWVAMYVRHGSPFIDQLFFHHMFNRTFHHVHDTNEGDDTSFRFYVWQLGYALFPWTGLAPLGLLWWLRRSDSADRGKGDASVFLVMWFIFTFALFSFMGTKFHHYIFPAVPPVAMLIGIALRDMMGDAKVAPKTNRAAYFLPLAGLVIVLVVAVTQAFKGSLSGGTSTGINVAALVLGLALTAVWVVRGLLPKPAEDAPRERASEPAAPAEVSRETDEGEAKDDASSEPARAHRTEHEALMLSAAAFAAALVTGLVARDLAIKETTDQPGAIRLLQLFTYNYRRPWPDDIDFTAVLTSFGIVAAALALLLSVRAIRQHAVMAFTAFAVVWAVWGLDVYMVETAPHWGQHEVIQAYYDNRGSAEEPLVAYQMNWKGENFYTSNKVPAFISSGSTFTTWIRQQRDKGVRVMYFVTEHSRTGGLKSEVGARAYREVTDKHLCNKFVLVRAEF